GAAGAAAAAGAAGTTTCTCAAGCTTTAGCTTTAAAAAAATCAGAAGAAATTAGTGAGGTAAAAACCTATTTCATGTCTAATATGAGTCATGAATTACGAACGCCTCTCAATGCTATTTTAGGCGCCACACAAGAACAATTGGAACAGCAAAACGGAGCAGTAGATAGTTCCTGTTTAGAAATTATTAAAAATGCCTCCTATAGCTTACTCAGTAATATAAATGATATTTTAGATTTTGTAAAAAATTGAGAAAAACGAATTAATTTTAAAGCATGATGCATTCAAACCGTTAGAGTTACTACAGCAGATTAGCGAAAATTGGAAACTGCAAGCCGAAAATAAAGGTTTACACTATACGTTTCAAATTAAAGGCACAGTACCAAAAAGTGTTCTTGGCGATAGCGATCGGTTTATACAAATTATTAATAATGTTCTTGGAAACGCGGTAAAGTTCACGAAGTCTGGCACCGTTTCTTTTGAAATGCAATGCGTTGCTATTTCCAATACTACAAGTCGGTTTTCTTTTCATTTTTCCGATACTGGTGTAGGCATACCATTAAATTTACGAGAAGATGTTTTTGATAGTTTTAGTCAAATGCGATATGATAACAAACGCCAATTTGGTGGATTGGGATTAGGGTTAACTATTGTAAATCATTTAGTAAAACGTTTTGAAGGCAACATAACTATTGATAGTGAAGAAGGCGTAGGGACAGATGTTTATATTGATATTCCATTAGAAATTAATCGTGAAAAACAGCAAAAACCACTAAATCCCCTAAATAACGATTCAAATGCTGAAAAGCATATTTTAATTGTAGAGGATAATGTAATGAATCAAATGATTATGAAGAAGCTGCTACAAATGAACTCGAAATTTACATTTGAAGTAGCCGAAAATGGCTTAAAAGCTATAAATATGCTAAAAGAAACCTGCTTTGATGTTGTTTTAATGGATTTGCAAATGCCAATTATGGATGGATATGAAGCCACTGAAATAATTAGAAGTGGACAGTTGGGTTTAAAGAATAAAAATATTCCAATTATTGCAGTTACTGCTGATGCAATGCAGGAAACACAACAGAAAGTTATTGATATGGGTATGACCGACTACATGACCAAGCCAGTAAATAAAGCGCTCCTATTTGATAAAATTGGTAATTGTACTGCTTTTTTTGCTAAACCAGCTTAAAAGTTAAGTTGCTGTTTTAAATCTGGAATGTCAACAACATCATTTAAATGGCAATTATCAATTTCAAATAAATCAGCAAAGGTTGTAAATGTTGTATTATTGGTTCGGGTACGAATGGTTCCTTTAGGGAAAAATCGTCTTTTTTCTATGAAACTAACTTTATCAATCCATCCACAAACGGTCAACTCCCGTTTGGTTTTATGATAACTACAAAAAATATAAATTTCTGTTTTAAAATAGTCTTGAAGTTTTAAAAAATTGTTGGTGTAATTTTTCCTAACATCTGTTGTTCTCCCCATTGTTTTTACATCAATAGTTTTGTTGTTCACAATTAAATCAACACCATCATCACACCCACCAGAACCATCTACTAGATCTAAATTAAAAAAAGACATCACCACAGACTGACCAATAATACCCGTTAGTTGTTGTTTTTTGGTACCATTAGCCGTGAAACGCTTTCCGAAATTGTACGTTTTAACAATAGTTTCGCAATGGGCAATCAGGGTGTTTTCAACTTTTACAGTAAACATATCGGTGGTATTTCATCGATTACTTACTGTAAGATACTAAAAATGTGTTGAGTAGCTTTTTGAGAAAATGAAAAATATAGGTTAGAGAATATTAAAATTAGGATTTTTTTGGCGTCATTATAAAAGAAATACTTGATGAAACAGCAGTTTCAAGTGCTGCAGGCAAAGCCAAATTATTCCAAGGGTGTTGACCATTAAAAACGTGATTAGAATTTTCTATTCCAATTAACTGACTATTTGTATTCCATTTATGCAATGCTTCTGCCTCCTTAAAGTTTACGGAGGAATCATCAATACCGTGTATTATTAGCTGCGGAATTTTAATTTTTTTAGTTGCTGCTTCAATATTGAGTTGTTTTTCATGAGTTTTAAAATCTTCATAAAATTGATAATTATGAGGCATTTGTTGTTGGGTTCTACTGTTTAAAACATACTTAACGCCTTCTTCTTTCCATGCTTTTAAATTGCCTATCGTTGCCGTTCTATTGGAAAAATTAGAAACACTGGCCCAAGTAATGAGTTTTTTTATTCTAGTGTCATTGGACGCTTTCAATATTGAAATTCCACCACCACGTGAATGGCCAATGAGCGTCACATTATTGGGATTAATTTCTTTTAATAATTCATTTTTTTCAGACATTAAAAAATTTAGAAAGTCCCCCAAATCATTCAGCTCTTTACTGTAATTATTTTCTGCAAAGGCTTCTAAATCCGGAAAATCAATTGGGTTTTCAGCGGTACCGCCATTATGTGAAAAATTGAATTTAACAAAAAACAAATTAGCTTTTGAAAACTGTTCAGCTACCAAATTCCATGGTCCCCAATCTTTAAAACCTTTATAGCCATGACAGAACACAACTAATGGTTTTTGTTCGCCATTTTTATTAAAAAAAGCATCCCAAAGAATTGGTTTCTGATGCTTTCTATGTAAAATTAAATTTTTGTGTATCACGAAATCTTTTTTTCAATAAAATCTACTTTTTGGTTGCAAATTTCTAAAATAAGCTGTTTTAATTGAACTTCATAATCTGCTAATATCTCATTGGAAATAAGCGCTTCCTTATCGCGACTTCCCGATTGTTTTTTTTGAAATTTTAAAAATCCAGCGCTTAGGTTCTTAAACGAAATTATTCCCGCTTCTACAGGTTCCGTAAAAGGCTTTTTAGCATGCATTAGGTACGCATACGTTAAAACCTGGAATGATTTACTGTACTTGTCGTAATCCGTTGTCAAATCGTCCCAATTGGTTATTTGTACTTTAGCAGGATCTACCCGACCCGATTTATAATCTATAATACGTATAATACCATTTCGTTTGTCAACACGATCGACTTTGCCCGTAATTCTAACCGGAAAATCCAGTTCAGGAATTTGTATTTCTGCAGTATTATTAAGTTCAATAGCTATAATTTCAAGAATGTTGCCGTCTTTTAAGTCGGCTACTTCTAAATCTAAAAAATTAGAGATGTAGCGCTTGGCAATTTCAAAGACAATTAAATTTTTGCCTTTGGTAATATCACCTTCTTTATATAAATCTTTAAAATGTTTGGTAACGGTTGCATTTATTTTGAGTTTCATTTCTGCAACCTGTTCCCAGGTTATTTGTTGGCCTTCAAAAGGTTTGTAGAAATCTTCTAGTGTATTATGGATAACCGTTCCTAATGTGTTGGCAGCAACCGTTTCTTCTACATCATCATGTTCTTTTATTTTCAATACCTTCTGAAAATAAAAATCGATAGGATTCCGAATATAACTGGTTAAAGCAGATGGTGAAAACCCTCTGGCTGCATAGGTTTTAATCTGATTTAGAACATCGTCATTTTTAGCTATTACAATTTCGTTCAAATTCGCATCCATAGCAATATCGGGAACAGCAATAGTATGCTTAATTTTATGAATGTTTTCTAGATTCAATTGGGTTATAAAACGACTTTTCTCACCACCTTTTAACGCATCAATTTCAGTGTTATAAATTATGAATACACGTCTAGCACGTTGTAATAATCGGTAAAAGTGATAGGTATAAACAGCATCTTTTTCTTTATAGGTTGGGAGTTTGTTTTCCAGTTTTACATCAAAAGGAATAAAGGAATTATTACTTTTTCCCGATGGTAAAATGCCTTCATTAACGGATGATATAATAACGGTTTCAAAATCTAAAACACGGGATTCTAACATCCCCATAATTTGTAAGCCTTCTAATGGTTCACCTTTAAAATCTAATGTTTCGGAACCTAATAGCTCTTTGTATACGCTAAATAGACTGGTAATATCTTTTAGATGTTTATACTGATTATCCAGAAGCGTAAGCTCATTAAAAAGCGTATTGAATTTGAACAGATGCTCTAATGCTAATATATTTTCTTTTTTGTGCTGTTCTAAATGTGTTTTTATTTTTAAAATTAACGCTTGGCAACTCGTTAAAGCGATGGATGGGTTGTTATTCCAATTTCCAAATAAAAGCAGAAATAAGCCTTCGTGTTGAGGTGCTAAAGCCGTTAATCGTGTTAAAGATATGTAGATTAAATTATTCGATTCTATTATCTGAACCACCTTTTGCAAGTCGTTTGAAGTACCAGATTGGAGTAGTGGACTTATAAATTGATGTGATAATAATTTAATAACGTCTTTATAATAAAAATCATTTGTTTCCTTTTTGTGGATAAAGAATAACTGTTCAAAAAGGGTTGCTAATGGAATGGATTTTAAGGGCAATCCCATGGTGATATTCAGTGCATTTATAGATTCTGGTATAGAATTCAATACAGGAAGAAGCAGGGATTCTTCGCCTAATACAACTGCTGTATTATTGAGCGTATTATTTTCTTTATGGAGCTTTTTAAGGATGTTACCAATACATTTAGCCTGCCCTACATTTTTAGGCACACCAATAACCGAAATGTCTTTTGGTTTTGTGTAGTTGTCCGCTATCCAATTCATAGAATTGGTTTCAAAATAAGTCCAGTTTTTTTTATGTTGTCTGATAAATAGACTGGCATCATGATTTTTGTTTTCAAAAAAAGCGTCATCAATATCCCAATAAATATCAGCATGACTATTTTCTAATAGTTCTTGGATGATGGTTTCTTCAGCTTTATTTAGCGCATTGAAACCTAAAAAGACGTGATGTTTTTCAGGGTTGGCTTCAATATAATTCTGAATGCTTTCAACAGCTTCCCTATAAATTAATCCTTGATAGCCTTTCTTTTTATTAACGAGATTTTCGGTAAGTTGGTTGTAGTATATTTTAAGTCTTTTCCAAAATACGAGATAATTTTTTATAAAATCGGTTTGGTTGGTATCTACGGACCAGTGGTTTATTTCTTTTATAGCACTTAAATAGTCGAATATCTTTTCTTGAGGAATAAGGTATCTGTCAATTTCATTAAAATCTTGAAGTAGTATTTGTGCCCATTTAGAAAAGGTATCAAAACTATCGGGATTTTTCGTGTTGTGAACTTGAAGGTAAGTTTCGTAAAACTCAAAAAGCAATTCGGTATTGGATATCGCTTTAAGTTGTGAAAGTTCTTCTACAAACTCTTCAATACTTAGTATAGTTGGAGAAAATATAGGTTGTAATAATGACGTGGATAATTCATGTTTTAAAAACACACCAGCACGTTTGCTAGGCAGAATAAGTGTAATATTGGAAATATCAACTTGCTTTTTGTTTAAATCGGCAAGGACGTCATGTATAAAAGTTGTCATATTATAAAAATAAAAAACGCTCCGAATATTCGGAGCGTTTTTCTATTTATTTATGTGAAATAAATTATTTCACTAAATTGATTTCTACACGTCTGTTGTTAGCTCTACCAGCTCTAGTTTTATTAGAGTCAATTGGCTTAGCTTCACCAAAACCTTTAGAAGATAATCTGAATTGATCGATACCATTACTTGTTAAGTAATCCTTAACTGATAACGCTCTAGCTTCAGATAATTCTTGATTAAGTTTCTCACTACCAACACTATCCGTATGACCTTCTACTGTAAATTTAGCATTAGGGTACTCATTTAAGATAGCAATGATATCTTCAAGTACTTTTTCAGATTGTTTTTTGATAGAAGATTTACCTGTATCAAATAAGATTGTTTTAGCATAAGCATTTAAAGCTTTTTGTACAGCTTCAGTTACTTCTGGACAACCATTGTTAGCAACAGTACCAACTTTGTCTGGACATAAATCATCTTTATCAGCAACACCGTCACCATCTCTATCTGGCCAAGGACAACCTTTATTAGCTGCAGGACCTGCTACATTTGGACATTCGTCTAAATGATCAGCAACACCGTCACCATCAGCATCAGGACAACCGTTTAAAGATTTTAAACCAGCAACTGTTGGGCAATCATCGTCTTTGTCTGGAACACCGTCACCATCTGTATCAGGACATCCGTTAAATTCAGCTGGACCAGCCTCGTTTGGACAAGAATCTTTACTATCTTCAATGCCGTCACCATCTGTATCAGGACAACCGTTGAAAGCTGCTAAACCAAATACTTCTGGACAAGCGTCATCTTTGTCATATATTCCATCACCATCTGTGTCTTTTCCTCCGAATTTAACTGTAATACCAGCTGTATGTTGGAAATGTGTGTCTAAATAATCTTCGAATGCATGCTTGTATGCTGACTGAACTGTAAGTCCTACGTTTTCACTAACCCAAAAATTAATTCCTAAAGTTCCGTTTAATGTTCCAGCACCAATGTCATCAACCCATGTGTAACCACCACCTACTCCTAGGTAAGGATCTAACCAAGAGACATCAATTAATTGACCAAAACTATATTTTACAATACCGTCAAGTCCGTAATATGTGACATCAGCATATTTACTAGAATCATCTCCAAATTTATCAATTTTGTTTAAGGAAGCTGTTGCACCTAATGTAAATCCATTACTTAAATAACGGCCTACTGTTAATGAAGATAATGATGGCAAAATGTTCCAGTGGTCTGTAGCATTAAAGTATTCATCAAAATATTCACCAAGTGGCGCGTTTTCACCCGTTGGGTAAAAATCAACTGCGTTAGTTCCTAGGGTAATAGCCCAAGGATTGTTTTCATCTTGTGCGTACGTGTTACTCATACCTAACATAGCGAACAATAATCTGCTAAGATTTTTCATATTCAAAAATTTAATTTTTAAGTGTTAATTGTAAACAAAAGTAAGTTGTTAAATATTATTAACAAAGACAAATATAGAAAAATATTGTATAATTCCCCTAAAATCTGCTTGTTTGTCATTATTTTAAATAATTTCTAATTGTTTGCCGACTTTTATAAAAGCAGAAATGGCTTGATCCAAATGCTCTTTTTCATGTGCGGCCGATAGTTGCACTCGAATACGTGCTTTATCCTTTGGTACTACTGGAAAAAAGAAGCCAATAACATAAATACCTTCTTTAAGTAACATATTTGCCATAGTTTGCGATAATTTTGCGTCATATAACATAATAGGAACAATAGCCGAGTCGCCGTCCACAATATCAAAACCTGCTTTTTTAATACCTGCTTTAAAGTATTCTGTGTTCCACGCTAGTTTATCACGTAAGGTAGTATCTTTAGATAACATATCAAACACCTTTATAGACGCACCAACAATAGCTGGTGCTAAAGAATTTGAAAATAAATATGGTCTCGAACGTTGACGTAATATTTCAATAATTTCTTTTTTAGCTGTAGTATAACCTCCCATTGCACCACCCATGGCTTTTCCTAAAGTTCCAGTAATGATATCAACACGATCCATAACACCTTTTTCTTCAAGGGTTCCACGTCCTGTTTTTCCTATAAAACCTGTAGCATGACATTCATCAATCATTACCATAGCATCATATTTATCTGCTAAATCGCAAATTTCATCTAGAGGTGCTAACAAACCGTCCATAGAGAAAACACCATCTGTAACTATAATTTTATGGCGCGCACCGTTTTTATTAGCGGCAATTAATTGTTTTTCCAAATCTTCCATATCGTTATTTTGGTATCGATATCGGGCGGCCTTACATAAACGAACACCATCAATTATAGACGCGTGATTTAAAGAATCAGAAATGATAGCATCTTCTTTGTCAAACAAAGGTTCAAAAACACCACCATTAGCATCAAAAGCGGCGGCGTATAATATGGTGTCTTCCGTTCCGTAAAAATCGGCTATTTTTTGTTCTAATTCTTTGTGGATATCTTGTGTTCCACAAATAAAACGTACTGAAGATAAACCAAATCCATGTGTATCCATAACATCTTTTGCTGCTTGAATAACATCTGGGTGTGAGGACAACCCTAAATAATTATTCGCACAAAAGTTTAAAACCGTCTCGCCTGTGCTTAATGTAATTTGCGCTCCTTGTGCAGAGGTAATGACACGTTCGGTTTTATAAAGTCCGTTATCTTTTATTTCTTCTAACTCGTTCTCTAAGTGTTGTTGAATTTTTCCGTACATAATCTTTAATGTTTTTACAAAGTTAAAATTCTTTTATAGCAATGCCATCATTTATATAGATAAGTATTTTTTTAGTGACTTGAAAGTTCATAACCTTTAAAATAGATTCATAGCTTTCTAATTGCTGAATATGAGTTGGTAGTTCCTTTCCTGCTTTATAATCTATTATTACAGCATCTTTATTATTTTGAATCACCAATCGGTCTGGTCTTAAAATGCCGCCATCATTAGAAATAATATCACGCTCATTATAAACTGTTATGTTTTCATTCTTATAATAAGGTGCCAGTTTTGGATGATTAATAATTTGTAATACCGTTTCCTTTAAAATAGGTTCTTGTGTTTGATTAATGGTGCCATTTTCTAAAAAAGATTGCAATACATAATCTACATCAGCTTCCGTTTTAATTTCTGCCATAATATCATGAATCAGGTTTCCTTTTTCAATAGCTTTTTCTTGAATGGTATCCCATAAACTTGCCGAACGCGTAATAATTTTAATATTGTGTGCTTCTTTTGGTGTTGATATAAAACTATTCCGAATAATTGTTGACGGCTCTTTAGTCTTGGTTTTGGATTCCTTTTTTTGATTTCCAAATTGATAGCGTAATTGCCTGTTTTCCCATGTACCTATTTGTTGCAAATAGCTAATTAAAAAGCCAGCATAACTTTTTTGGTTGACATCTCCTTTGGCATTGATATCCAATTTTGAAATTACGTATAATTGCTCAACAGGTCTGGTAAGGGCTACATATAAAATATTAATATTATCGAGTTCTAATTCGGATTGATGCCTATTAAAAATCTGCTTTCCAGCATCACCAAAATTTTCAAAAGCTTTACTGTAATTTAATAGGGTGTGACTAAAACCATTAAAGGTTTCTGGATTAATAGGAAACCACTCTTGAGGTGTAATTTCTCGATATATATCCAAATCCGCAAAAGGGAATATAACCACTGGAAATTCGAGGCCTTTAGATTTGTGAACCGTCATGATCTGAATAGCCTGATAACCTTCAGGCGTTACAATACTTAATTTCTCGTTTTTAGAGTCGAAATAATGCAAAAAGCTACCAATATCCGCTAGTTGTTTTTCGGAAAATTCTAAAACCACATCCATATAATATTGAATAAATGCATCCGAATGTTTTACTAATTTAAATTGGCGAATAATGGTTTCTACCAAATCATAAAATGACAGCTGAATCAATTCATTATAATCAATAAAAAAGTCTAGCGACTCCAATTGCTTGAACAAGGCCGATACATGAAAAGGAATATGGGCTTTTAAAAAGCTATGTTTATCTTCAATGGCACATAAATGGGCAATATGTAGCAGAATTTCAGCTTTGGTTTCTTGATTTTCAGGCTGTAAAAGTAAGCGTAACACGTTGTT
Above is a window of Bizionia sp. M204 DNA encoding:
- a CDS encoding response regulator encodes the protein MNNVLGNAVKFTKSGTVSFEMQCVAISNTTSRFSFHFSDTGVGIPLNLREDVFDSFSQMRYDNKRQFGGLGLGLTIVNHLVKRFEGNITIDSEEGVGTDVYIDIPLEINREKQQKPLNPLNNDSNAEKHILIVEDNVMNQMIMKKLLQMNSKFTFEVAENGLKAINMLKETCFDVVLMDLQMPIMDGYEATEIIRSGQLGLKNKNIPIIAVTADAMQETQQKVIDMGMTDYMTKPVNKALLFDKIGNCTAFFAKPA
- a CDS encoding S9 family peptidase encodes the protein MIHKNLILHRKHQKPILWDAFFNKNGEQKPLVVFCHGYKGFKDWGPWNLVAEQFSKANLFFVKFNFSHNGGTAENPIDFPDLEAFAENNYSKELNDLGDFLNFLMSEKNELLKEINPNNVTLIGHSRGGGISILKASNDTRIKKLITWASVSNFSNRTATIGNLKAWKEEGVKYVLNSRTQQQMPHNYQFYEDFKTHEKQLNIEAATKKIKIPQLIIHGIDDSSVNFKEAEALHKWNTNSQLIGIENSNHVFNGQHPWNNLALPAALETAVSSSISFIMTPKKS
- a CDS encoding PD-(D/E)XK nuclease family protein; amino-acid sequence: MTTFIHDVLADLNKKQVDISNITLILPSKRAGVFLKHELSTSLLQPIFSPTILSIEEFVEELSQLKAISNTELLFEFYETYLQVHNTKNPDSFDTFSKWAQILLQDFNEIDRYLIPQEKIFDYLSAIKEINHWSVDTNQTDFIKNYLVFWKRLKIYYNQLTENLVNKKKGYQGLIYREAVESIQNYIEANPEKHHVFLGFNALNKAEETIIQELLENSHADIYWDIDDAFFENKNHDASLFIRQHKKNWTYFETNSMNWIADNYTKPKDISVIGVPKNVGQAKCIGNILKKLHKENNTLNNTAVVLGEESLLLPVLNSIPESINALNITMGLPLKSIPLATLFEQLFFIHKKETNDFYYKDVIKLLSHQFISPLLQSGTSNDLQKVVQIIESNNLIYISLTRLTALAPQHEGLFLLLFGNWNNNPSIALTSCQALILKIKTHLEQHKKENILALEHLFKFNTLFNELTLLDNQYKHLKDITSLFSVYKELLGSETLDFKGEPLEGLQIMGMLESRVLDFETVIISSVNEGILPSGKSNNSFIPFDVKLENKLPTYKEKDAVYTYHFYRLLQRARRVFIIYNTEIDALKGGEKSRFITQLNLENIHKIKHTIAVPDIAMDANLNEIVIAKNDDVLNQIKTYAARGFSPSALTSYIRNPIDFYFQKVLKIKEHDDVEETVAANTLGTVIHNTLEDFYKPFEGQQITWEQVAEMKLKINATVTKHFKDLYKEGDITKGKNLIVFEIAKRYISNFLDLEVADLKDGNILEIIAIELNNTAEIQIPELDFPVRITGKVDRVDKRNGIIRIIDYKSGRVDPAKVQITNWDDLTTDYDKYSKSFQVLTYAYLMHAKKPFTEPVEAGIISFKNLSAGFLKFQKKQSGSRDKEALISNEILADYEVQLKQLILEICNQKVDFIEKKIS
- a CDS encoding OmpA family protein; this encodes MKNLSRLLFAMLGMSNTYAQDENNPWAITLGTNAVDFYPTGENAPLGEYFDEYFNATDHWNILPSLSSLTVGRYLSNGFTLGATASLNKIDKFGDDSSKYADVTYYGLDGIVKYSFGQLIDVSWLDPYLGVGGGYTWVDDIGAGTLNGTLGINFWVSENVGLTVQSAYKHAFEDYLDTHFQHTAGITVKFGGKDTDGDGIYDKDDACPEVFGLAAFNGCPDTDGDGIEDSKDSCPNEAGPAEFNGCPDTDGDGVPDKDDDCPTVAGLKSLNGCPDADGDGVADHLDECPNVAGPAANKGCPWPDRDGDGVADKDDLCPDKVGTVANNGCPEVTEAVQKALNAYAKTILFDTGKSSIKKQSEKVLEDIIAILNEYPNAKFTVEGHTDSVGSEKLNQELSEARALSVKDYLTSNGIDQFRLSSKGFGEAKPIDSNKTRAGRANNRRVEINLVK
- the kbl gene encoding glycine C-acetyltransferase — translated: MYGKIQQHLENELEEIKDNGLYKTERVITSAQGAQITLSTGETVLNFCANNYLGLSSHPDVIQAAKDVMDTHGFGLSSVRFICGTQDIHKELEQKIADFYGTEDTILYAAAFDANGGVFEPLFDKEDAIISDSLNHASIIDGVRLCKAARYRYQNNDMEDLEKQLIAANKNGARHKIIVTDGVFSMDGLLAPLDEICDLADKYDAMVMIDECHATGFIGKTGRGTLEEKGVMDRVDIITGTLGKAMGGAMGGYTTAKKEIIEILRQRSRPYLFSNSLAPAIVGASIKVFDMLSKDTTLRDKLAWNTEYFKAGIKKAGFDIVDGDSAIVPIMLYDAKLSQTMANMLLKEGIYVIGFFFPVVPKDKARIRVQLSAAHEKEHLDQAISAFIKVGKQLEII